One part of the Desulfobulbaceae bacterium genome encodes these proteins:
- a CDS encoding EamA family transporter translates to MENWLVSSLIAFLLFGLWGFFPKLAVGTISPASAIVYGVAGTIVVALVAMKITGFRPDVHPKGILFAVLTGVTGMLGTLFFFYAVKNGKVSVVACLTALYPVITILLARIFLHETLSPRQMLAMAMALTSIILFAS, encoded by the coding sequence ATGGAAAACTGGTTAGTCTCATCCCTTATCGCCTTTCTTCTCTTTGGCCTCTGGGGCTTCTTCCCCAAACTGGCGGTAGGCACCATCAGCCCGGCCAGCGCCATTGTTTATGGGGTGGCAGGGACTATCGTGGTCGCTCTTGTGGCCATGAAAATCACCGGATTCCGGCCCGATGTCCATCCCAAGGGTATTCTCTTTGCGGTCCTGACCGGGGTCACCGGCATGCTCGGCACCCTATTTTTCTTCTACGCAGTCAAAAACGGCAAGGTCAGTGTAGTCGCCTGCCTGACCGCCCTCTATCCGGTCATCACCATCCTGCTGGCTCGAATTTTTCTCCACGAGACCCTTTCTCCGCGACAGATGTTGGCCATGGCCATGGCCCTAACGTCCATTATCCTCTTCGCCTCCTAG